The Antedon mediterranea chromosome 7, ecAntMedi1.1, whole genome shotgun sequence genome has a segment encoding these proteins:
- the LOC140055738 gene encoding hyalin-like yields MNHDCGHGEDASVICEGPDNEPPELQCPKKTSNYYRTYYGYIQAHTDEGSANGTISWVPLVARDNSRIPANITSYPHKSGDVYPMKLFPPYTTTIRATDQSGNFEECVLHFAVVDIESPVISCPWHSNNFIQRNSESSWSVFTDKSSRSARLYWTQPNATDNSGTVVSMSSNYNSGDVFLARNSAYEITYTAIDRDSNVGNCSFFITVEDLESPSIECPPSLESYTDVGSRFALLIWNITLDDNFAVTYCIANDSRVEPTNITFNDESITLTQYGLFPIGINEVEYIVMDISGNIDTCVFSITVIDNESPPFVCPSNFSNYHDYIFGFHRLVTDYGRPYATFIWYPPDVDDNSEGLVTWESYPYHSGDKIPIREFPPYTVQMTATDLFGNNRSSYVYFTVIDIERPNITCPSNITNYYDTYFGIVRAVTDPGSNTSSVTWEDPTVDDNSGGRLIVKSSYKSGDTFAPKFYPPYEVEFTAEDKAGNMNSCKLYFLITGKSSPN; encoded by the exons ATGAACCACGACTGTGGTCATGGTGAAGACGCTAGTGTTATTTGTGAAGGACCGG ATAATGAGCCCCCAGAACTGCAATGTCCCAAGAAAACTTCGAATTATTATAGAACCTACTACGGCTACATCCAGGCCCATACTGACGAAGGAAGCGCCAATGGCACCATCTCGTGGGTTCCATTGGTTGCCAGAGATAATAGCAGGATTCCAGCAAATATCACAAGTTATCCCCACAAATCCGGCGATGTTTACCCAATGAAACTGTTTCCGCCATACACGACTACAATACGGGCGACGGACCAATCAGGAAACTTCGAAGAATGTGTTCTGCATTTCGCAGTTGTTG ATATTGAAAGTCCGGTTATAAGTTGTCCATGGCATTCAAATAACTTTATTCAAAGAAATTCAGAATCTTCTTGGTCGGTTTTTACTGATAAATCTTCCAGAAGTGCTCGATTATATTGGACACAACCAAATGCAACAGACAACAGTGGCACTGTAGTCTCCATGAGTTCAAACTATAATTCTGGTGATGTTTTTCTGGCAAGAAATTCTGCCTATGAAATTACATATACTGCGATTGATAGAGATAGCAACGTTGGAAATTGTTCGTTTTTTATCACAGTCGAAG atttggAAAGTCCATCAATTGAATGTCCACCTAGCTTAGAAAGTTACACAGATGTTGGTTCAAGATTTGCTTTATTAATATGGAACATCACCCTGGATGATAATTTTGCTGTCACCTACTGCATAGCAAACGACTCCAGAGTTGAACCTACTAATATTACATTCAATGACGAAAGTATTACCCTGACTCAATATGGATTGTTTCCTATCGGTATAAACGAAGTTGAATATATTGTGATGGATATATCTGGTAACATAGATACCTGTGTATTTTCTATTACAGTTATAG ACAATGAAAGTCCACCATTTGTCTGTCCAAGTAACTTTTCCAATTATCACGATTATATATTTGGGTTTCATCGCCTCGTCACCGACTATGGTCGTCCATACGCAACGTTCATTTGGTATCCTCCGGACGTGGATGATAACAGTGAAGGCCTAGTTACTTGGGAAAGCTATCCATATCATTCCGGTGACAAGATTCCGATACGCGAGTTTCCGCCGTATACTGTACAAATGACTGCAACTGATCTGTTTGGAAATAACAGGTCCTCTTACGTATACTTTACAGTTATAG ataTTGAACGACCGAATATTACTTGTCCATCAAACATAACAAATTACTACGATACATACTTTGGCATTGTCAGAGCGGTAACTGATCCAGGTTCCAACACAAGTTCCGTCACTTGGGAAGATCCTACAGTTGATGACAACAGTGGAGGTCGTCTGATAGTGAAGTCGTCATACAAGTCTGGTGATACGTTTGCGCCAAAATTCTACCCCCCTTATGAAGTAGAGTTTACGGCCGAAGACAAAGCCGGAAATATGAATTCCTGCAAACTATACTTTCTTATCACAGGCAAGTCATCTCCAAATTAA
- the LOC140055407 gene encoding uncharacterized protein, which yields MEEFKNKSEEVKKVSKERYTERVGSYKALHVLTLSETKLCPNISNNELRIPNYNLIRKDRTKKGGGVSMYLHQSLDYSEVAPVHNNIECITVNIRTPSHKSVLLSSIYRPPNATAEFFNTLENNLNSWILVYPNIILLDLQKQPWLHLQNITDVNPALSTWTEIFSNVWNKHASFVTRRFKSALPKWLRNRHDIFEKFHERDHLKAKAMRTKAEGDFNKFRKMKNKVTKICREAKADYHLKHIQQHSGNPKKLWKGLKDILPSNKSTNISGNFIINSNNVSDTTLIANAFNNFFINVASGLGPDTNENIDPCVYTNQTNLRDFNFQEIKEEHVLSELSNIIPGKSAGPDGIDGRLLRLTAPVIARPLTYILNLSVTSSTFPSLWKISHVYLLFKSKNELSNYRPISVLPICSKILEKAIHSQLSSF from the exons atggaagagtttaaaaacaaaagtgaGGAGGTCAAGAAAGTGTCAAAAGAAAGATATACAGAAAGAGTTGGAAGCT ATAAAGCATTACATGTTCTAACACTTTCAGAAACTAAACTCTGTCCAAATATATCCAACAATGAACTACGCATTCCTAATTATAACTTGATAAGAAAAGACAGAACTAAGAAAGGTGGAGGAGTGTCGATGTACTTGCATCAGTCATTGGATTACTCGGAAGTTGCacctgtacacaataatatcGAGTGCATAACTGTCAACATTAGGACTCCATCTCATAAATCTGTTCTCCTATCCTCTATCTACCGACCACCAAATGCAACAGCTGAATTCTTTAATACTTTAGAGAATAATTTGAATTCGTGGATTCTCGTTTACCCTAACATTATCCTACTAG ACCTTCAGAAGCAACCATGGTTACACCTTCAAAACATTACTGATGTTAATCCGGCTTTGTCTACATGGACGGAAATCTTCTCAAATGTTTGGAACAAGCATGCATCCTTCGTCACACGCAGATTTAAATCCGCACTTCCAAAATGGCTCAGAAACCGTCACGACATCTTTGAGAAATTTCACGAAAGAGACCACCTGAAGGCTAAAGCTATGAGAACTAAGGCTGAAGGAGATTTTAATAAATTCcgtaaaatgaaaaataaagtcACTAAAATATGCCGTGAAGCTAAAGCCGACTACCATTTGAAGCATATACAACAGCATTCAGGAAATCCAAAGAAGTTGTGGAAAGGATTAAAGgacattttaccttcaaataaGTCTACCAATATTTCAGGGAACTTTATTATCAATAGCAATAATGTCTCTGATACTACACTTATTGCTAATGCattcaataatttctttattaATGTAGCTTCTGGTCTTGGCCCTGACACTAACGAAAATATCGATCCATGTGTATACACTAATCAAACGAATCTTCGGGATTTTAACTTCCAGGAAATTAAAGAAGAGCACGTTTTGTCCGAACTCTCGAATATCATTCCCGGCAAGTCTGCTGGCCCGGACGGGATTGATGGCAGGCTCCTTAGGCTCACAGCTCCTGTTATTGCACGTCCTCTTACCTACATTCTCAATCTGTCTGTTACGTCTTCCACCTTTCCCTCTCTCTGGAAAATTTCTCATGTTTATCTTCTTTTTAAGTCCAAAAACGAACTCTCCAACTACCGTCCTATTTCTGTTCTTCCCATCTGCTCTAAAATTCTCGAAAAAGCTATCCATTCTCAACTATCTTCTTTCTGA